A window of the Butyricimonas faecalis genome harbors these coding sequences:
- a CDS encoding 4'-phosphopantetheinyl transferase family protein translates to MIKVLYIRIPEHVEQENLFVCLQNFVSGECYNEVLGYKNGKAALRRLLGEALVGFALREYWNLPLGTYRIARGEKGKPFIVGREDVFFNLSHSGDYVVCAVSDREIGVDIEKRAKARMEVAGRFFHEREVRVLTSLHGTKQDQLFFNYWSVKESYLKYTGMGLTRPLNSFFAEFVGERVSLYEGENELPVYVNSCPVDAEYACYVCGEYDGLSGIREVAFEEITCC, encoded by the coding sequence ATGATAAAGGTATTGTATATTCGGATTCCGGAGCATGTAGAACAAGAAAATTTGTTTGTTTGCTTACAAAATTTTGTTTCCGGTGAATGTTATAATGAAGTCCTGGGGTATAAAAACGGGAAGGCGGCTCTTCGCCGTTTGTTGGGGGAAGCATTGGTCGGTTTTGCTTTGCGGGAATATTGGAATTTGCCGTTGGGAACTTACCGGATAGCCCGGGGTGAAAAAGGGAAACCTTTTATTGTCGGACGGGAGGATGTATTTTTCAATCTCTCTCATTCGGGAGATTATGTGGTTTGTGCCGTATCGGATCGGGAGATCGGGGTTGATATTGAAAAACGGGCCAAGGCTCGAATGGAAGTTGCCGGACGTTTTTTTCATGAGCGGGAAGTGCGGGTGTTGACCTCCTTGCATGGAACAAAACAGGATCAGTTGTTTTTTAATTACTGGTCTGTGAAAGAAAGTTACCTAAAATATACAGGGATGGGATTAACTCGTCCGTTGAATAGTTTTTTCGCGGAGTTTGTGGGAGAGCGTGTTTCCTTGTATGAGGGAGAAAACGAGTTACCGGTGTATGTAAATTCTTGTCCGGTAGATGCGGAGTATGCCTGTTATGTTTGTGGTGAATACGATGGTTTATCGGGGATTCGGGAAGTTGCTTTTGAAGAGATCACCTGTTGTTAG
- a CDS encoding thioredoxin family protein, with product MKRIFLISLLFFLTGYCLAQEGTNFEDLTFKEALAKSKDSGKKLFIDCYTKTCGPCKYMVKFIFPLKECGDYFNSNYVCIMKDMEEGEGIDIAQKYNVRIYPTYLILNHDGTVYCRLDGGSVLNPKENFVQKVKDAIELAEANRKYAAGERDKAFLEKYISILQTHDKKQLQSVMSETMIQLGVNKLCEPKNWNLIKTEINEVDTPLFRYLVTNRKTFSKILGQQEIENKIMSVYLNEFRLFKMMGIDFEKRMADLKQFEKDRYKNALPLRYRMLFYSIISQKQKDRVNEILKTLQDMNKKLPNEDDRIAVLRELSGFERIANQQQKKEACEYLQKISNNLQPNHVNYVQKLIARINK from the coding sequence ATGAAACGCATCTTTTTAATTAGTTTACTATTTTTCCTTACAGGTTATTGTCTAGCTCAAGAAGGAACAAACTTTGAAGATCTTACCTTTAAAGAAGCATTGGCAAAATCGAAAGACAGCGGCAAAAAATTATTCATAGATTGTTACACGAAAACCTGCGGACCATGTAAATATATGGTAAAATTCATCTTCCCATTGAAGGAATGTGGTGACTATTTCAACAGCAACTACGTCTGTATCATGAAGGACATGGAAGAAGGTGAAGGTATTGATATTGCTCAAAAATACAACGTACGAATATACCCAACTTACCTGATACTCAACCACGACGGAACCGTATATTGCCGTTTGGATGGGGGATCCGTACTCAATCCGAAAGAAAACTTCGTCCAAAAAGTCAAAGATGCCATTGAATTGGCAGAAGCCAACCGGAAATATGCAGCGGGAGAACGAGATAAGGCGTTCTTGGAAAAATATATCAGCATTCTACAAACTCACGACAAAAAACAATTACAAAGCGTCATGAGCGAAACCATGATCCAACTAGGCGTGAACAAACTATGCGAACCGAAAAACTGGAATCTAATCAAGACTGAAATAAACGAAGTGGATACTCCCCTATTCCGCTATCTAGTGACAAATCGGAAAACATTCAGCAAAATCCTCGGTCAACAGGAAATTGAAAACAAAATCATGTCCGTCTACTTGAATGAATTCCGGTTATTTAAAATGATGGGCATCGACTTCGAAAAACGAATGGCAGACTTAAAACAATTTGAAAAAGACCGGTACAAAAACGCCCTTCCGTTAAGATACCGCATGCTCTTTTATTCCATCATTTCTCAAAAGCAAAAAGATCGGGTCAACGAAATTCTTAAAACCCTCCAGGACATGAACAAAAAACTCCCGAACGAAGACGACCGCATAGCTGTCCTACGGGAACTTTCGGGTTTCGAACGGATAGCCAATCAACAGCAAAAAAAGGAAGCTTGCGAATACCTACAAAAAATAAGTAATAACCTCCAACCCAACCATGTTAACTATGTGCAGAAACTGATAGCACGCATAAACAAATAA
- a CDS encoding TlpA family protein disulfide reductase has protein sequence MILKSGKYITQHKGEKKDIKSLLRQTPTIDLNDSTVIVFMQQNSPGQWTDYYYMIQALKKGETFDAARDGISMSTQFLARPLNHNDYAKLKNIFSCNNKLLHETYLEKMKFLFQNNGCPEEIAALRLTIESCVKDSPLKQEILKLYTQYQTLSKGQSAPLSSLKDTNGKNYTFADFRGKVVIVDVWATWCCSCIEKMPKFMQLKNEFKPYKDILFLTISIDRKSNRDKWLKAIKENNMTDMLNLISDPTANSHFETEYHITGIPRYFIIDKEGKIVTVFAPGPGEEMKTLIQNTLKQ, from the coding sequence ATGATTTTAAAAAGTGGGAAATACATCACACAACATAAAGGAGAAAAAAAAGATATAAAATCTTTACTCCGCCAAACACCTACCATTGATTTAAACGATTCTACCGTAATCGTATTCATGCAACAAAACTCTCCCGGCCAATGGACAGATTATTATTATATGATTCAAGCCTTAAAAAAGGGAGAAACTTTCGATGCCGCAAGAGACGGGATCTCCATGTCCACACAATTCCTCGCGAGACCACTCAACCACAACGATTACGCCAAATTAAAAAATATTTTTTCTTGTAACAATAAACTACTACATGAAACCTACCTGGAAAAAATGAAATTTCTCTTCCAAAACAATGGATGCCCGGAAGAAATTGCAGCATTACGCCTTACCATAGAATCATGCGTGAAAGACTCCCCATTAAAACAAGAAATACTAAAACTATACACACAATACCAAACTTTAAGCAAAGGCCAATCGGCACCATTATCTTCATTGAAAGATACAAATGGCAAAAATTACACGTTCGCTGATTTCAGAGGGAAAGTGGTTATCGTGGATGTTTGGGCTACATGGTGTTGTAGCTGCATTGAAAAAATGCCCAAATTCATGCAATTAAAAAATGAATTCAAACCATATAAAGACATCCTATTTCTAACCATCTCTATTGATCGGAAAAGCAACCGAGACAAATGGTTAAAAGCCATCAAAGAAAACAACATGACAGACATGTTGAATTTAATTTCAGACCCGACAGCAAATTCCCACTTTGAAACAGAATACCATATAACCGGAATTCCTCGTTATTTCATTATAGACAAAGAAGGAAAAATCGTAACGGTTTTTGCCCCCGGTCCCGGAGAAGAAATGAAAACATTAATCCAAAATACATTAAAACAATAA
- a CDS encoding FliH/SctL family protein translates to MIVEPERDLEQGPERGPEQGLERGPEQGLEQGPEQGLERGPEQGLERGPEQGLERGPEQGPEQGLERGPEQGLERGPEQGPEQGLERGPEQGLERGPEQ, encoded by the coding sequence ATGATAGTGGAACCGGAACGGGATCTGGAACAGGGACCGGAACGGGGACCGGAACAGGGACTGGAACGGGGACCGGAACAGGGACTGGAACAGGGACCGGAACAGGGACTGGAACGGGGACCGGAACAGGGACTGGAACGGGGACCGGAACAGGGACTGGAACGGGGACCGGAACAGGGACCGGAACAGGGACTGGAACGGGGACCGGAACAGGGACTGGAACGGGGACCGGAACAGGGACCGGAACAGGGACTGGAACGGGGACCGGAACAGGGACTGGAACGGGGACCGGAACAGTAG